One Burkholderia thailandensis E264 genomic window carries:
- the flhA gene encoding flagellar biosynthesis protein FlhA, translated as MNKLTHLFADLRQYQYATPLVLLAVLSMVILPLPPVILDLLFTFNIVLAIVVILVSVSVKRPLEFSVFPTIILTTTLMRLTLNVASTRVVLLKGHEGTNAAGHVIEAFGKVVIGGNFVVGLVVFVILMIINFVVVTKGAERISEVSARFTLDALPGKQMAIDADLNAGLINQEQAQARRRDVTTEADFYGAMDGASKFVRGDAIAGILILLINMLGGLAIGVFAHGLGFGEAFQRYGLLTIGDGLVAQIPSLLLAAASAVIVTRVSDSGDFEEQVGRQMLASPNVLYSGAAVMLILAIIPGMPWLPFSAFAGVLGYVAWRVAKRPPPEREETQIHALETALRESNAQDLGWDSISHVHPLGIRVGYRLVDLIDPAHGAPLRRRVDGMRRTMSESTGILVPPITVRDDLSLPSNHYAVHLHGVEIERAELHPDHLMAIPSPTTYGSVDGIPATDPAYGIPVTWIRPQDKAHAIGLGYQVVDGASVVATHVDKLLRDHLSELLTHDDVGSLLQRLGQVAPRLLEALEKAMPHTLIRKVCRVLLTDRVPLRNIVAIATTLLENAEATHDPILLAAEVRCALRREIVAGMVGHRRIVPVFNLAGELEGILLAAFNQAQQSAKAPLDNFAIAPDLLTNLQSALPGVQERMRTLGHAPILFVPPQLRPLLARYARVFAPGLHVLSYNEIPDERQIEIAGTLE; from the coding sequence ATGAACAAACTGACACACCTGTTCGCCGACCTGAGGCAGTACCAATATGCAACGCCGCTCGTGCTGCTGGCGGTGCTGTCGATGGTCATCCTGCCGCTGCCGCCCGTCATTCTCGACCTGCTCTTCACGTTCAACATCGTCCTCGCGATCGTCGTGATCCTGGTCAGCGTGTCGGTCAAGCGCCCGCTGGAATTCTCCGTCTTCCCGACCATCATCCTCACCACCACGCTGATGCGCCTGACGCTCAACGTGGCGTCCACGCGCGTCGTGCTGCTCAAGGGGCACGAGGGCACCAACGCCGCCGGCCACGTGATCGAGGCGTTCGGCAAGGTCGTCATCGGCGGCAACTTCGTTGTCGGCCTCGTCGTGTTCGTGATCCTGATGATCATCAACTTCGTCGTGGTCACGAAGGGCGCGGAACGCATCTCGGAAGTGTCGGCGCGCTTCACGCTCGATGCGCTGCCCGGCAAGCAGATGGCGATCGACGCCGATCTCAACGCCGGCCTCATCAATCAGGAACAGGCGCAGGCGCGGCGCCGCGACGTCACCACCGAGGCGGATTTCTACGGCGCGATGGACGGCGCGTCGAAATTCGTGCGAGGCGATGCGATCGCCGGCATTCTGATCCTGCTCATCAACATGCTCGGCGGGCTGGCGATCGGCGTCTTCGCTCACGGCCTGGGCTTCGGCGAGGCGTTCCAGCGATACGGCCTGCTCACGATCGGCGACGGCCTCGTCGCGCAGATTCCGTCGCTCCTGCTCGCCGCCGCGTCGGCCGTGATCGTCACGCGCGTGAGCGATTCCGGCGACTTCGAGGAACAGGTCGGGCGCCAGATGCTTGCGTCGCCGAACGTGCTTTACAGCGGCGCGGCGGTCATGTTGATCCTGGCGATCATCCCCGGCATGCCGTGGCTGCCGTTCAGCGCATTCGCGGGCGTGCTCGGCTATGTCGCGTGGCGCGTCGCCAAACGTCCGCCGCCCGAGCGCGAAGAAACGCAGATCCACGCGCTCGAAACGGCGCTGCGGGAATCGAACGCGCAGGATCTCGGCTGGGACAGCATCAGCCACGTGCATCCGCTCGGCATCCGGGTCGGCTACCGGCTCGTCGACCTGATCGATCCCGCGCACGGCGCGCCGCTGCGACGGCGCGTCGACGGGATGCGACGGACGATGAGCGAATCGACGGGCATTCTCGTTCCGCCGATCACGGTCCGGGACGACTTGTCCCTGCCCTCGAACCACTACGCGGTTCACCTCCACGGCGTCGAGATCGAACGCGCGGAACTGCACCCGGATCATCTGATGGCGATACCTTCGCCGACGACCTACGGATCGGTCGACGGCATTCCCGCGACGGACCCCGCCTATGGCATCCCCGTGACCTGGATCAGGCCGCAGGACAAGGCGCACGCGATCGGCCTCGGCTATCAGGTGGTCGACGGCGCATCGGTCGTCGCGACGCACGTCGACAAGTTGCTGCGCGACCATCTGAGCGAACTGCTGACCCACGACGACGTCGGCTCGCTGCTGCAGCGGCTCGGCCAGGTCGCGCCGCGCCTGCTCGAAGCGCTCGAGAAAGCGATGCCGCACACCCTGATCCGCAAGGTATGCCGCGTGCTGCTCACCGATCGCGTGCCGCTCAGAAACATCGTGGCGATAGCGACGACGCTGCTGGAAAATGCGGAAGCGACCCACGATCCGATTCTGCTCGCCGCGGAAGTGCGCTGCGCGCTGCGGCGCGAGATCGTCGCGGGCATGGTGGGCCATCGGCGCATCGTGCCCGTGTTCAATCTGGCCGGCGAGCTGGAGGGCATCCTGCTCGCCGCGTTCAATCAAGCCCAGCAGAGCGCCAAGGCGCCGCTCGACAACTTCGCGATCGCGCCCGACCTGCTGACGAACCTGCAAAGCGCCCTGCCGGGCGTCCAGGAGCGCATGCGCACGCTCGGCCACGCACCGATCCTGTTCGTGCCGCCGCAACTGCGGCCGCTCCTCGCGCGCTACGCGCGCGTGTTCGCGCCTGGGCTGCACGTGCTGTCGTACAACGAGATTCCGGACGAACGCCAGATCGAGATCGCCGGCACGCTCGAATGA
- a CDS encoding flagellar hook-basal body complex protein FliE codes for MESIQQVSSQLRGQMAELAGQAASLSGAIAGQPGHAGDANFTHMLGSMLKEVDNRQLDAAEKAVAVDSGRSDDVIGAVLSSQEASLSFSMLTQVRNKLSTALDDLLKMQI; via the coding sequence ATGGAATCGATTCAACAGGTGTCGTCGCAATTGCGCGGTCAGATGGCGGAACTCGCCGGCCAAGCCGCGTCCTTGAGCGGCGCGATTGCGGGGCAGCCCGGCCATGCCGGGGACGCGAATTTCACGCACATGCTGGGCTCCATGCTGAAGGAAGTGGACAACCGGCAGCTCGACGCGGCGGAGAAGGCCGTGGCCGTGGACAGCGGCCGAAGCGACGACGTCATCGGAGCGGTGCTCTCGAGCCAGGAGGCGTCGCTGTCGTTCTCGATGCTGACCCAGGTGCGCAACAAGCTGAGCACGGCGCTCGATGATCTGCTGAAGATGCAGATCTGA
- a CDS encoding protein-glutamate methylesterase/protein-glutamine glutaminase, with protein sequence MSMRTLLERIINGCDGMTCVGAAEDASAAREMIRALDPDVVTLDVEMPGMDGLEFLRRMMLLKPTPTIMVSGRTTSGSDAALRALELGAVDVIAKPLLTRPADLADYARDIAELIRGAAAARVKGGALAAASSAGRERACAHRPRGAKKAGIAATRLSRVIAIGASTGGTEALRTVLQDMSGTPPPILICQHMPEGFTASFAARLDAICGIRVKEAEQGEPLHYGCAYVAPGHSHLSLAATGRLYVCRLEASPPVNRHRPSVDVLFDSVARLAGKRALGAILTGMGKDGAAGLLRMRASGARTFAQDEPSCVVFGMPKEAIAMGAVDEILPLARMGARLSEALQ encoded by the coding sequence ATGTCGATGCGAACGTTGCTCGAACGCATCATCAATGGTTGCGACGGCATGACGTGCGTTGGCGCGGCCGAAGACGCGAGCGCGGCGCGGGAGATGATCCGCGCGCTCGATCCCGACGTCGTCACGCTCGACGTCGAAATGCCGGGCATGGACGGTCTCGAATTCCTGCGGCGCATGATGCTCCTGAAGCCGACCCCGACGATCATGGTGTCGGGACGCACGACGTCCGGCTCCGATGCCGCGTTGCGCGCGCTCGAGCTTGGCGCGGTCGACGTGATCGCGAAGCCGCTGTTGACGCGTCCGGCCGACCTCGCCGACTATGCGCGCGACATCGCGGAGCTGATCCGCGGCGCGGCGGCGGCCCGCGTGAAGGGCGGCGCGCTCGCCGCCGCGTCATCGGCGGGACGCGAGCGCGCGTGCGCGCACCGGCCGCGCGGCGCGAAGAAGGCCGGCATTGCGGCGACGCGTCTGAGCAGGGTGATCGCGATCGGTGCGTCGACGGGCGGCACGGAGGCGCTCAGGACCGTGCTGCAGGACATGAGCGGCACGCCGCCGCCTATTCTGATTTGCCAGCACATGCCGGAGGGGTTCACGGCGTCGTTCGCCGCCCGGCTCGACGCGATCTGCGGCATCCGCGTCAAGGAAGCCGAGCAGGGCGAGCCGCTGCATTACGGCTGCGCATACGTCGCGCCGGGCCATTCCCATCTGTCGCTGGCGGCGACCGGCCGTCTCTACGTCTGCCGGCTCGAGGCGTCGCCGCCCGTCAACCGGCACCGGCCGTCGGTCGACGTGCTGTTCGATTCGGTCGCGCGCCTCGCGGGCAAGCGCGCGCTGGGCGCGATTCTGACGGGCATGGGCAAGGACGGCGCGGCGGGGCTGCTGCGCATGCGCGCGTCGGGCGCGCGGACTTTCGCGCAGGACGAGCCGTCGTGCGTGGTGTTCGGCATGCCGAAGGAAGCCATCGCGATGGGCGCGGTGGATGAAATCCTGCCGCTCGCTCGCATGGGCGCGCGGCTCAGCGAAGCGCTGCAGTGA
- the fliN gene encoding flagellar motor switch protein FliN, translating into MDSNEPNDLDALLDDLPTDAPADTATTADAPRRDPRHLLAKIPVQLTLEVGTATVSLAELMNIDEGTVLELDRLAGEPLLVKVNGTTVGHAEVVVSGENYGLKIIDLENLGDFAP; encoded by the coding sequence ATGGACTCGAACGAGCCGAACGACCTCGACGCACTGCTGGACGATCTGCCGACAGATGCGCCGGCGGATACCGCAACGACGGCGGACGCACCGCGCCGCGACCCGCGCCACCTGCTGGCCAAGATCCCGGTGCAGCTCACGCTTGAAGTGGGAACGGCCACCGTATCCCTCGCGGAACTGATGAACATCGATGAAGGCACGGTGCTCGAACTCGACAGGCTGGCGGGCGAGCCGCTCCTCGTCAAGGTAAACGGCACGACCGTCGGTCACGCGGAAGTCGTCGTGTCCGGCGAGAACTACGGGCTCAAGATCATCGATCTCGAGAACCTCGGAGATTTTGCGCCATGA
- the flhB gene encoding flagellar type III secretion system protein FlhB, protein MASQDSGDKSEKATPQKLRNARKQGQIARSRDLSTAIGVLVSLKILVLLAPSWLAEFRALFLLDLVDVTGDGALANAWSAALPASLALFLKMIAPFFVVPLCVVLGSLLPGGWMLSGAHLKPKFSRLNPVTNLGRLVSARHYGTFALSLLKALALIAMLAYLSATTLTAFLRLQHLPLQEALKRGFDLTLDGALALAAVMLVFALADVPFQRFVFLRGQRMTKQEVKDEHKNAEGRPEVRSRIRQLQRQAAQRVLSKTVPGADVVVVNPTHYAVALKYDANRAEAPFVIAKGVDDMALAIRRIAEEHGVEVLSLPPLARAIYDTSQVNQQIPAALYRAVAQVLTYVLQLKAFRQGRRGLRPDRPTDVAIPDFLDRTRHS, encoded by the coding sequence GTGGCTAGCCAGGACAGCGGCGACAAGAGCGAGAAGGCCACCCCGCAAAAGCTGCGCAATGCGCGCAAGCAAGGCCAGATCGCGCGATCGCGCGACCTGTCGACCGCGATCGGCGTGCTCGTCTCGTTGAAGATACTCGTGTTGCTCGCGCCGTCGTGGCTCGCCGAGTTCCGCGCGCTGTTCCTGCTCGACCTCGTCGACGTCACCGGCGACGGCGCGCTAGCCAACGCGTGGTCGGCCGCGCTGCCGGCGTCGCTCGCCCTGTTCCTCAAGATGATCGCGCCGTTCTTCGTCGTGCCGCTTTGCGTCGTGCTCGGCTCGCTGCTGCCCGGCGGCTGGATGCTCAGCGGCGCGCATCTGAAGCCGAAGTTCTCGCGGCTCAACCCGGTGACGAATCTCGGCCGCCTCGTTTCCGCGCGTCATTACGGCACCTTCGCGCTGTCGCTGCTGAAAGCGCTCGCGCTCATCGCGATGCTCGCGTATCTCAGCGCGACGACGCTCACCGCGTTCCTGCGGCTGCAGCACTTGCCGCTGCAGGAGGCTTTGAAACGCGGCTTCGACCTCACGCTCGACGGCGCGCTCGCGCTCGCCGCCGTGATGCTCGTCTTCGCGCTCGCCGACGTGCCGTTCCAACGCTTCGTTTTCCTGCGCGGGCAGCGGATGACGAAGCAGGAAGTCAAGGACGAACACAAGAATGCGGAGGGGCGTCCCGAAGTGCGCTCGCGCATCCGCCAGTTGCAGCGGCAAGCCGCCCAGCGCGTGCTGTCGAAGACCGTGCCGGGCGCGGATGTGGTCGTCGTCAATCCAACCCATTATGCGGTCGCGCTCAAATACGACGCGAACCGCGCCGAAGCGCCTTTCGTGATCGCGAAGGGCGTCGACGACATGGCGCTCGCGATCCGCCGGATCGCCGAGGAACACGGCGTCGAGGTCCTGAGCCTCCCGCCGCTCGCGCGCGCGATCTACGACACGAGCCAGGTCAACCAGCAAATTCCCGCCGCGCTCTATCGCGCGGTCGCCCAGGTGCTGACCTACGTGCTGCAACTGAAGGCGTTCAGGCAGGGGCGCCGCGGCCTGCGCCCCGACCGCCCGACCGACGTTGCGATTCCGGATTTTCTCGACAGGACACGACATTCATGA
- a CDS encoding FliM/FliN family flagellar motor switch protein, which translates to MLGRPTHLLDRFGATLKQHLDQFFAKSLGRRHGVAVAVRNVSFASHAPELESRPWRRETVDRAAIGVHVERALLLTLLELRYGPAMPPVTPPAAAAAEAGDAQPAGDGDGETASAPSTPVEATAAHAPPIPETTTERRLAERLAGELARTVARAIPFDAPPDDETPPPPDGGHARRAHLFAICTIEGAASRTVGEICFALDPVWQQRLFDHLKSSMSRARSVRRERSLPSTRLRLKLTAQLMEMSVPFGDVLRLRPGTVLPVRLHAPARVMTHDAQLFTASIAEHNGKLCLTSFVYVE; encoded by the coding sequence ATGCTGGGCCGCCCGACGCACCTGCTGGACCGGTTCGGCGCGACGCTCAAGCAGCACCTCGACCAGTTCTTCGCGAAGAGCCTCGGCCGCAGGCACGGCGTCGCCGTGGCGGTCCGGAACGTCTCGTTCGCGTCGCATGCGCCCGAACTGGAATCGCGGCCGTGGCGGCGCGAGACGGTCGATCGGGCGGCGATCGGCGTGCACGTCGAGCGTGCGCTGCTGCTGACGCTTCTGGAACTGCGCTACGGGCCGGCGATGCCGCCCGTCACGCCCCCCGCGGCTGCCGCGGCCGAAGCCGGCGACGCGCAGCCCGCGGGCGACGGCGACGGCGAGACCGCATCCGCGCCCTCGACGCCCGTCGAAGCGACGGCGGCGCACGCGCCGCCGATTCCGGAAACCACCACCGAACGCCGCCTGGCCGAGCGCCTCGCGGGGGAACTCGCCCGCACGGTCGCTCGCGCGATTCCGTTCGACGCGCCTCCCGACGACGAAACGCCGCCGCCGCCCGACGGCGGCCACGCGCGCCGCGCCCATCTGTTCGCGATCTGCACGATCGAAGGCGCGGCGTCCCGAACGGTCGGCGAAATTTGCTTCGCGCTCGACCCGGTCTGGCAGCAGCGCCTGTTCGACCACCTGAAATCGTCGATGAGCCGCGCGAGGAGCGTCAGGCGGGAGCGCTCGCTGCCGTCGACCCGGTTGCGCCTCAAGCTGACGGCGCAGCTCATGGAGATGAGCGTTCCTTTCGGCGACGTGCTTCGCCTGCGGCCCGGCACCGTGCTGCCGGTCCGCCTGCACGCGCCCGCGCGGGTCATGACCCACGACGCGCAGTTGTTCACCGCGTCGATCGCCGAACACAACGGCAAGCTTTGTCTGACTTCCTTTGTCTACGTGGAGTAA
- a CDS encoding flagellar biosynthetic protein FliR, whose protein sequence is MDAVVAAAPEWLARAWWPFCRILAALSAAPFIGESTVPARMRVMIALLLALIALPAVDPVAIPVFSARGALVAAEQILIGLLFGMLFHFMQAVFMMLGYLVASQMGLAMAVMNDPLNGATSDVVSGFMLVTSILLFFAIDAHLVVVQVLYTSFRVWPVGSPIDLPSLKPLAYQAAWLFSTTTLLAAPLVFATVVLQIGKSYLSRATPSINLFSLGFAIMTVFGLLMLGAMVKGLPAHYASMTRHVLDVLEHHLGAARG, encoded by the coding sequence ATGGATGCCGTCGTCGCCGCCGCCCCCGAGTGGCTCGCACGGGCGTGGTGGCCGTTCTGCCGGATACTCGCCGCGCTGAGCGCGGCGCCGTTCATCGGCGAAAGCACCGTGCCCGCGCGGATGCGCGTGATGATCGCGCTGTTGCTCGCGCTGATCGCGCTGCCCGCCGTCGACCCCGTCGCCATTCCCGTCTTCTCGGCCCGCGGCGCGCTCGTCGCCGCCGAGCAGATCCTGATCGGCCTGCTGTTCGGCATGCTCTTTCACTTCATGCAGGCCGTCTTCATGATGCTCGGCTACCTCGTTGCGTCGCAGATGGGCCTGGCGATGGCGGTGATGAACGACCCGCTCAACGGCGCGACGTCGGATGTCGTATCCGGCTTCATGCTCGTGACGAGCATTCTGCTGTTCTTCGCGATCGACGCGCACCTCGTCGTCGTTCAGGTGCTCTATACGAGCTTTCGCGTCTGGCCGGTCGGCTCGCCGATCGACCTGCCCTCGCTCAAGCCGCTCGCCTACCAGGCTGCATGGCTCTTCTCGACCACGACGCTCCTCGCGGCGCCGCTCGTGTTCGCCACCGTCGTCCTGCAGATCGGCAAGAGCTACCTGTCCCGCGCGACGCCCAGCATCAACCTGTTTTCCCTCGGCTTCGCGATCATGACCGTATTCGGACTGCTCATGCTCGGCGCCATGGTCAAAGGCCTGCCCGCGCATTACGCCAGCATGACGCGGCACGTGCTCGACGTGCTCGAGCATCATCTGGGAGCGGCGCGTGGCTAG
- a CDS encoding flagellar biosynthetic protein FliQ: MLTSDLAVELVGNAIRLVTLMVAVIIAPGLLVGLVVALFQAATQINEQTLSFLPRLLATLAVLVLGGHWLVQTLMDYCVATFTRAAQLVG; the protein is encoded by the coding sequence ATGCTTACCTCCGATCTCGCCGTCGAACTCGTCGGCAACGCGATCCGGCTCGTCACGCTGATGGTCGCCGTCATCATCGCCCCCGGGCTGCTGGTCGGGTTGGTCGTCGCGCTGTTCCAGGCCGCGACCCAGATCAACGAGCAGACGCTCAGCTTCCTGCCGCGCCTGCTGGCGACGCTGGCAGTGCTCGTGCTGGGCGGACACTGGCTCGTGCAGACATTGATGGATTACTGCGTCGCAACCTTCACGCGCGCGGCACAGCTGGTCGGCTGA
- the cheB gene encoding chemotaxis-specific protein-glutamate methyltransferase CheB — MIRVLVIDDSATMRILLKKLIDKNEHMECVGVAPNPVAAQELLRETRPDVITLDIEMPKMNGLDFLDRIMRLMPVAVIMISTLTEAGSESALRALELGAIDFIAKPKLDFAEGVQAYAEEIYRKIETAGRAKVKKLTRDVPPVRMDAEPPAKPLLAEAGKDGRVVAVGASTGGTEAVKELLLSLPADCPPLLIAQHMPEPFMRSLAKRLDLLCAMRVKMAEDGETLRRGCVYIAPGHSNLTIDATAAGYVCRIVRNAGEAQSDSSVDELFRSVAAAAGARGVGIVLTGSGSDGAAGARAMMAAGAFNIAQDAETSVVYSMPDAAIAACGINEVLPLEKIAGKLMELDGA, encoded by the coding sequence ATGATTCGCGTACTGGTGATTGACGATTCCGCGACGATGCGGATCTTGCTGAAGAAGCTCATCGACAAGAACGAGCACATGGAGTGCGTGGGCGTTGCGCCCAATCCGGTGGCGGCCCAGGAACTGCTCCGGGAAACCCGGCCGGACGTGATTACGCTCGATATCGAAATGCCGAAAATGAACGGCCTCGATTTCCTCGATCGCATCATGCGGCTGATGCCGGTCGCGGTGATCATGATCTCCACGCTGACCGAGGCGGGCTCCGAATCGGCGCTGCGCGCACTTGAACTGGGCGCGATCGACTTCATCGCGAAGCCGAAGCTCGATTTCGCCGAAGGCGTGCAGGCGTACGCGGAAGAAATCTATCGCAAGATCGAGACGGCCGGGCGAGCCAAGGTGAAGAAGTTGACGCGCGACGTGCCGCCCGTGCGGATGGACGCCGAACCGCCCGCCAAGCCGCTGCTCGCGGAGGCGGGCAAGGACGGCCGCGTCGTGGCGGTGGGCGCCTCGACGGGCGGAACCGAAGCGGTGAAGGAGCTGCTGCTGAGTCTTCCGGCGGATTGTCCGCCGCTGCTGATCGCGCAGCATATGCCCGAGCCGTTCATGCGTTCGCTCGCGAAGCGCCTCGACCTGCTGTGCGCGATGCGCGTCAAGATGGCGGAGGACGGCGAGACGCTTCGCCGCGGTTGCGTCTATATCGCGCCGGGGCATTCGAACCTGACGATCGACGCGACGGCGGCCGGGTATGTGTGCCGGATCGTCCGGAACGCGGGCGAGGCGCAGTCGGACTCGTCCGTCGACGAGCTGTTCCGGTCCGTGGCGGCCGCCGCCGGCGCGCGCGGCGTGGGCATCGTGCTGACTGGCAGTGGTTCGGACGGCGCGGCCGGGGCGCGCGCGATGATGGCGGCCGGCGCGTTCAACATCGCGCAGGATGCCGAAACGAGCGTGGTCTACAGCATGCCGGACGCGGCGATCGCCGCTTGCGGCATCAACGAAGTCCTGCCGCTCGAGAAGATCGCCGGCAAGCTCATGGAGCTCGACGGCGCATGA
- a CDS encoding flagellar type III secretion system pore protein FliP, whose translation MTRPRFRAARLAAALTAAAALSAIAATPALAAPLELPLESLGLRGDYSVKTQILLFMTLLGLLPALAIVMTSFLRFAIVLALLRQALGLQQGLPARVITAVALLLTLLVMRPVGLDVWRHAIEPYDRDEITFREAIARAEKPLSRFMLAQTSKASLEQISRLSGERDVAKPEDHAFVVKAAAFMMSELKTAFQIGAMLFLPFLIIDLVVASTLMAMGMMMLSPLVISLPLKLLLFVLVDGWTLTVNTLTTSIQAY comes from the coding sequence ATGACACGGCCGCGGTTCCGGGCCGCGCGGCTTGCGGCGGCGCTGACCGCCGCCGCCGCCCTGAGCGCGATCGCCGCCACGCCTGCGTTGGCCGCGCCGCTCGAGCTGCCGCTCGAATCGCTCGGATTGCGCGGCGATTACAGCGTCAAGACGCAGATCCTGCTGTTCATGACGCTGCTCGGGCTGTTGCCGGCCCTCGCGATCGTGATGACGAGCTTTCTTCGCTTCGCCATCGTGCTCGCGTTGCTGCGGCAGGCGCTCGGGCTGCAACAGGGGCTGCCGGCCCGCGTCATCACGGCTGTCGCGCTGCTGCTGACGCTGCTCGTCATGCGCCCCGTCGGGCTGGACGTCTGGCGCCACGCGATCGAGCCGTACGATCGCGACGAGATCACGTTCCGCGAGGCCATCGCGCGTGCGGAAAAACCACTCTCGCGCTTCATGCTCGCGCAAACCAGCAAGGCCAGCCTCGAACAGATCTCGCGGTTGTCCGGCGAGCGCGACGTCGCGAAGCCGGAGGATCACGCATTCGTCGTGAAGGCCGCCGCGTTCATGATGAGCGAGCTCAAGACGGCGTTTCAGATCGGCGCGATGCTGTTCCTGCCGTTTCTGATCATCGATCTGGTCGTCGCTTCGACGCTGATGGCGATGGGCATGATGATGCTGTCGCCGCTCGTCATCTCGCTGCCGCTCAAGCTGCTCCTGTTCGTCCTCGTGGACGGCTGGACGCTGACCGTCAACACCCTGACCACCAGTATCCAGGCTTATTGA